A stretch of Lathyrus oleraceus cultivar Zhongwan6 chromosome 6, CAAS_Psat_ZW6_1.0, whole genome shotgun sequence DNA encodes these proteins:
- the LOC127098502 gene encoding auxin-responsive protein IAA12 gives MSTLSKDDNLALSSEDSSSPDESELELGLGLSLSHPAKSHQYHHHHGNYARIFTAKDFSSSPSSVGTKRPADSLDATNRPSQVVGWPPLRTYRVNSFNANVKSTEAFDSVAEKNKNNNTGARKSTDNGKDDNNINVKDKRNLRSSPFVKVNMDGIPIGRKVDLSAHSSYETLAETLEDMFDESTTGVTCKGSDGEDHNMTIRGEKLSILLDGSSKFVLTYEDKEGDWMLVGDVPWGMFLSSVKRLRIMRTSEANGLAPRLEEKSSRPKSKPK, from the exons ATGTCTACGCTTTCTAAAGATGATAACTTGGCTCTTTCTTCTGAGGATTCTTCTAGCCCGGATGAGTCTGAGCTTGAATTGGGTCTTGGGTTGAGTCTTTCTCATCCTGCAAAGTCACACCagtatcatcatcatcatggtaACTATGCTAGGATTTTCACTGCTAAGGATTTTTCTTCTTCACCTTCCTCTGTTGGAACTAAGAGACCTGCTGATTCTCTTGATGCTACCAACCGTCCCAG TCAAGTAGTTGGATGGCCTCCCCTTCGAACATACCGAGTGAATAGCTTTAATGCCAACGTGAAATCAACTGAAGCATTTGACTCTGTTGCTGAGAAGAACAAGAACAATAATACTGGGGCAAGGAAGAGTACTGACAACGGAAAGGATGATAATAACATTAATGTCAAAGATAAAAGAAACCTCAGGAGTTCCCCCTTTGTCAAAGTAAATATGGATGGAATACCAATTGGAAGGAAGGTTGATTTGAGCGCTCACAGTTCCTACGAAACATTGGCAGAGACATTGGAGGACATGTTTGACGAATCAACCACAGGCGTCACTTGCAAAG GATCAGATGGCGAGGATCACAACATGACTATCAGAGGAGAAAAGCTTTCGATACTGTTGGATGGATCTTCCAAGTTTGTACTCACTTATGAAGACAAGGAAGGAGATTGGATGCTTGTTGGAGATGTTCCTTGGGG AATGTTCCTTAGTTCCGTGAAGAGGCTAAGAATCATGAGGACATCCGAGGCTAATGGACTTG CACCAAGATTGGAAGAAAAGAGCAGCAGACCGAAAAGCAAGCCTAAATAG
- the LOC127098501 gene encoding MDIS1-interacting receptor like kinase 1, translating to MQLKNQFFFFLFISCIFCFHSSFSAAEKNEASALLSVKAALIDPLNSLHDWKDAGEAQAHCNWTGVECNSLGAVEKLNLSHMNLSGSVSNEIQSLESLTFLNLCCNGFESSLSKHITNLTSLKSLDVSQNFFTGDFPLGLGKALGLVALNASSNNFSGFLPEDLGNVSSLEILDFRGSFFEGSIPKSICNLSKLKFLGLSGNNLTGKIPVEIGKLSSLESMIIGYNEFEGGIPKEFGNLTKLKYLDLAEGNFSGEIPAELGKLKLLNTVFLYKNSFEGKIPPTIGNMTSLVLLDLSDNMLSGNIPAEISQLKNLQLLNFMRNKLSGPVPSGLGDLAQLEVLELWNNSFSGPLPSDLGKNSPLQWLDVSSNSLSGEIPETLCSKGNLTKLILFNNAFKGPLPTSLSKCPSLVRVRIQNNFLSGTIPVGFGKLGKLQRLELANNSLTGGIPDDIASSTSLSFIDFSRNNLSSSIPSTVISIPNLQTFMVSKNNLEGEIPDQFQDCPSLGVLDLSSNFFSGTIPESIASCQKLVKLSLQNNRLTGGIPEAIASMPTLSILDLANNSLTGQIPDSFGVSPALETFNVSYNKLEGPVPENGMLKAINPNDLVGNDGLCGGLFPPCGKTSAYSLRHGSSHAKRVIVGWIVGVSSILVIGVAALVARSIYMKWYTKGLCFQGRFYRGGKGWPWRLMAFQRLDFTSTDILSCIKETNVIGMGGTGVVYKAEIPQSSTAVAVKKLWRSETDIEVGNSDDLVGEVNLLGRLRHRNIVRLLGFLYNDTDLMIVYEFMVNGNLGDALHGKQAARLLVDWVSRYNIALGIAQGLAYLHHDCHPPVIHRDIKSNNILLDANLEARIADFGLAKMMIRKNETVSMIAGSYGYIAPEYGYSLKVDEKIDIYSFGIVLLELITGKRPIDPEFGESIDIVGWIRRKLDKNSPEEALDPSVGNCKHVQEEMLLVLRIALLCTAKLPKDRPSMRDVIMMLGEAKPRRKSGKNNDTLTANKEMPVIRTSPVNDLL from the exons ATGCAGTTGAAAAATCagtttttcttcttcttattcaTCTCTTGCATTTTCTGTTTCCATTCTAGCTTTTCTGCTGCAGAAAAGAATGAAGCATCTGCATTACTTTCTGTAAAAGCAGCTCTCATTGATCCATTGAATAGTTTACATGATTGGAAGGATGCAGGTGAAGCTCAAGCTCATTGTAACTGGACAGGTGTCGAATGCAACTCGCTCGGAGCTGTAGAGAAGCTTAATCTCTCACACATGAATCTTAGTGGAAGTGTTTCCAATGAGATACAAAGTTTGGAAAGTTTAACTTTTTTAAACTTGTGCTGCAATGGATTTGAGTCATCACTGTCAAAACACATAACCAATCTCACTTCATTAAAGAGTCTCGACGTAAGCCAGAATTTCTTCACCGGGGATTTTCCGTTAGGCCTTGGAAAGGCGTTGGGACTCGTTGCGTTGAATGCATCGAGCAACAATTTCTCAGGTTTTCTTCCTGAGGACCTTGGAAATGTCTCTTCCTTAGAGATACTTGATTTTAGAGGAAGCTTTTTTGAAGGTTCTATTCCTAAGTCTATCTGTAACTTGAGTAAGTTGAAGTTCCTTGGTCTATCAGGAAATAATCTCACCGGGAAAATCCCGGTTGAGATTGGAAAACTTTCGTCGCTGGAGTCCATGATCATCGGTTATAACGAATTTGAAGGCGGTATTCCAAAAGAGTTTGGAAATTTAACTAAGCTGAAGTATCTTGATTTAGCAGAAGGCAATTTTAGTGGTGAAATTCCTGCTGAGTTGGGAAAGCTCAAGTTATTGAACACAGTTTTCTTATATAAGAACAGTTTTGAAGGTAAGATTCCACCAACTATTGGCAACATGACTTCATTGGTGCTGTTGGATCTCTCAGATAACATGTTATCCGGAAATATTCCGGCCGAGATTAGTCAGCTGAAGAATTTACAGCTTCTGAACTTCATGAGGAACAAGCTATCTGGTCCTGTACCTTCTGGTCTTGGAGATTTGGCTCAACTAGAAGTGCTTGAGCTATGGAACAATTCGTTCTCGGGGCCATTGCCTAGTGACCTTGGCAAGAATTCGCCATTGCAGTGGTTGGACGTATCGTCCAATTCACTCTCTGGCGAAATTCCAGAAACCCTTTGCTCTAAGGGAAATCTCACCAAGCTTATACTTTTCAACAATGCCTTCAAGGGTCCACTTCCAACAAGCCTATCAAAATGTCCTTCGCTCGTTCGTGTTCGGATTCAAAACAACTTTCTTTCTGGTACAATCCCGGTTGGTTTTGGTAAGCTTGGGAAGCTTCAGAGACTAGAATTGGCTAACAATAGTCTCACCGGTGGAATTCCGGACGACATTGCTTCTTCCACATCTCTTTCTTTCATTGATTTCTCCAGAAACAACCTCAGCTCTTCCATTCCTTCGACTGTTATTTCCATTCCAAATCTGCAGACGTTCATGGTCTCCAAAAACAACCTGGAAGGTGAGATTCCAGATCAATTCCAGGACTGTCCCTCACTCGGAGTCCTTGATCTCTCATCGAACTTTTTTTCTGGAACCATTCCAGAAAGCATTGCTTCATGTCAGAAACTGGTAAAGTTAAGCCTACAGAACAACCGATTGACCGGTGGCATCCCAGAAGCAATAGCAAGCATGCCTACATTGTCTATTCTTGATCTTGCTAACAACTCTCTAACTGGTCAAATACCCGATAGCTTTGGCGTATCTCCAGCTCTCGAAACATTCAATGTCTCATACAACAAGCTAGAAGGTCCTGTTCCAGAAAATGGCATGCTAAAAGCAATCAATCCAAATGATCTTGTGGGAAATGATGGCCTATGTGGTGGTCTCTTCCCTCCATGTGGAAAAACCTCGGCATACTCATTAAGGCACGGAAGCTCGCATGCAAAGCGCGTTATTGTAGGATGGATAGTTGGAGTATCATCAATCTTAGTCATTGGAGTTGCAGCTTTGGTAGCAAGATCTATATACATGAAGTGGTACACCAAAGGATTGTGCTTCCAAGGAAGATTCTATAGAGGTGGCAAAGGGTGGCCTTGGAGATTGATGGCATTTCAGAGACTTGATTTTACGAGTACCGATATCCTATCTTGCATCAAAGAAACAAACGTGATAGGCATGGGAGGAACCGGGGTTGTTTATAAGGCCGAGATACCACAATCAAGTACAGCTGTAGCTGTCAAAAAATTGTGGAGATCAGAAACCGATATTGAGGTAGGAAATAGCGACGATCTTGTTGGAGAGGTGAATCTTCTAGGGAGGTTAAGGCATAGAAACATTGTTAGACTACTAGGTTTTCTTTATAATGACACTGATTTGATGATAGTTTATGAATTTATGGTCAATGGAAACCTTGGAGATGCCTTGCATGGTAAACAAGCTGCAAGGTTGCTTGTTGACTGGGTTTCTCGGTATAACATAGCTTTAGGAATCGCACAAGGACTCGCTTATCTTCATCATGACTGCCATCCACCTGTTATCCATCGAGACATCAAGTCGAACAACATACTGCTCGATGCAAATCTTGAGGCGAGAATAGCAGATTTCGGATTAGCCAAGATGATGATTCGGAAGAATGAAACAGTCTCCATGATTGCTGGATCCTACGGCTACATTGCTCCTG AATATGGATACTCATTGAAGGTAGACGAAAAAATAGACATTTACAGCTTTGGAATAGTTCTGTTGGAGCTGATAACAGGAAAGCGGCCGATAGATCCGGAGTTTGGAGAATCTATAGACATTGTAGGGTGGATTAGAAGGAAATTAGACAAAAATTCTCCAGAAGAAGCGTTAGACCCAAGTGTAGGAAACTGTAAGCATGTTCAAGAAGAGATGCTTTTAGTTCTCAGAATAGCACTTCTCTGCACTGCTAAGCTACCTAAGGACAGACCCTCCATGAGAGATGTTATAATGATGCTAGGAGAGGCAAAGCCAAGGAGAAAAAGTGGTAAGAACAATGATACATTAACTGCTAACAAAGAGATGCCAGTAATTAGAACATCACCCGTTAATGACCTTCTGTAA